Sequence from the Romeriopsis navalis LEGE 11480 genome:
CTAACGTCTCACACAGCTCTAGCATCCAAGCAACGGCTTCACGTTGGGGCAAAGGCCCCGACTGGGCAACATACTGCGATAAGGTCTGGCCATAGACCATTTCCATCGCCATATAGGTCTTGCCATCTTGCTCAATCACTTCCAAGACCCGTGGGATGCCCGGATGATTCAGCTGCTGAAGCTGCTCTGCCAGTTGACGAAAACGCTCAGCCGCCACAATTTCCGAAGCCATTTGGGCATTGAGGTTTTTCAATACCATTGTTCGTCCGAGCCGCCAGGCCAACGACGTCACTGCCGTTTCACCTTGGCCGAGCAACTTAACGACCTGGTAATCGCCCAAACTACTCAGCACCTTCAGTGGCTGACCGGTTTGCGTGGAAAATAGCAACTCTGAATTTTGCCCCGCCGGTTCATCCGGCACATCATCGCCCATTGCCGTTTTCGACAGCGCTAACTTCGTCGGTGGCGCAATAATCCCTGGATCCGCACCAGGCAATCCCAGGGTCTGGGGCATATCATCATCCACCGCCATAGGAATCCGATTCGTCGGCTTCGGGGTTGATTTGATCGTGGCCGCCACACCTTCTACCACGCCCAAATGCACCTGCAAATTTGGGCCGGATCGCGCCAACCGGAAAATCAGGCCATCATGCAAGGGCATCCGCACCACTCGTTTGCCATCGATATAGGTGCCATTGGCGCCAAGACTCACCACTTCCCACTGCCCATCATCACAGCGCAGCTCAACGTGATTCCGAGAAACCACAGCACTGTAGAGCACGACATGATTATCAGTGGAGCGACCCACACGAATCACTTCACCATCATCAAACGTCCAGCTTTGCACGGGCGTTGACTGAATTGGATGTAGCAGGGTGAGAGTAATCACAGAAGTAGAGGCGGCCGATGAGGGTGGCTGAGAGGATTGAAGGAGCATCCTAAAACGCGAGTAAGGAATAAAGAATATACAAGCTAGCCTGGCAATTGACTGCCCTTATCTATATAAGAAGCCCCATTCTGGGATGAAAGTGACTATATTTAAGGAAAATTACCATGACTTTGAGTTTGATACACAAAGCACTGACATTAATGCAAATTCCGCCCTTAGCATCCTCACATTTCAAACGAATGCAGCAGAATTAGCACTGAAACAAAAACGAGACCTTATCACCTTTACCAAAGGCAATCCGGTCGCCCGGACGGAGTCGATGCCGACTCCCCACGGCAAGGGGTGCGTTATTCACATACGTACCATTGGAACTCCCGACATCTTCAATATAATAGGCATCGCCTTCAACCCGAATATCGGCGTGAATTCGCGACACAATTTCGGAATTGGGATAACCCGCTAAATCAAT
This genomic interval carries:
- a CDS encoding protein kinase domain-containing protein; translation: MITLTLLHPIQSTPVQSWTFDDGEVIRVGRSTDNHVVLYSAVVSRNHVELRCDDGQWEVVSLGANGTYIDGKRVVRMPLHDGLIFRLARSGPNLQVHLGVVEGVAATIKSTPKPTNRIPMAVDDDMPQTLGLPGADPGIIAPPTKLALSKTAMGDDVPDEPAGQNSELLFSTQTGQPLKVLSSLGDYQVVKLLGQGETAVTSLAWRLGRTMVLKNLNAQMASEIVAAERFRQLAEQLQQLNHPGIPRVLEVIEQDGKTYMAMEMVYGQTLSQYVAQSGPLPQREAVAWMLELCETLAVMHPQGLVHGHITPNHVIKRSILRSGQSLVLTDFGTVRVWNWQQSGGFNPTSYLAPEQQQGKVSAAADLYAIGITLAFLLTGKSPKYFYKQQPEGVRFDPQSIPGIQSELADLIYKLTQPQIDDRLSNVADVMAALRKIV